One Pirellulales bacterium DNA segment encodes these proteins:
- a CDS encoding BatA domain-containing protein: MGLTFLTPWLLAGVGLVAAPIILHLIMRKQPRLVVFPALRFVKLRELANRRTLNLRHLLLLIARCLAILLLAVALARPSLQSAGFLGEQDAPVAAALVFDTSARMEYRQDNQTRLQAAQEIGEWLLTQLPRESGVAVLDTRTPGGDFAPDMLAAKQRVGVLKPQAISLPLVEQLATAFRLVTEQEAQDRKEVYLFTDLSRAAWPDSLTARFAALRQEFNAVDLYIIDVGVTEPRDTSLGDVRLNQQILPPQGTLVVECLANRTGADQEQEFVLYLIDDNGKPQKRGELTKKLKSDEGEPLTFRVTQLPAGTHQGVLQALGEDALPSNNQRYFTVEVRSARRILIVAPDRSENLAEGYAFYLRMALDPEPLRRAGLSRFETVLLRQDQLSRADFKQYDAVCLLDPEPLNPVIAEKLRDYVQTGGGLGIWLGHNAALEQFNSGALRELLPADLVQQWRAGDRSVFLAPTDLQHPILRPFQASETNNPWIDFPVRRFWQLGPLDPGATVVIPFSNRLPALLEKPLGQGRIFVMTTPISESANDPNAWNTLATGFDPWPFVILSNEMTLYLLGNQSERFNFFAGEEAILQIPEAQRALSFTLTNPVGDTLGQTVDQQTGLLRTSATEQVGNYQLRAGGKRDGIQRGLSVNTPAALFNLRRVTPTELTEFLGEKRFKLARTREEIDRTVSTSRSGVELYPYLILLVALVLGLEYYLSNKFYRRVSDANPTKEALAGFNSRGESAATTTTGEKSSPASVAGNTGTGPQPVSSTQSPPPPANSSALGSDLSGENWPRSKG, translated from the coding sequence ATGGGTTTGACATTTTTGACACCGTGGCTGTTAGCGGGCGTGGGCCTGGTCGCCGCGCCGATCATTCTCCACCTTATCATGCGCAAGCAGCCGCGGTTGGTGGTGTTTCCGGCCTTGCGATTTGTCAAACTGCGGGAGCTGGCCAACCGCCGCACCCTGAATCTACGGCATTTGCTCCTGTTAATTGCCCGTTGTCTGGCGATTCTGCTCTTGGCCGTCGCCTTGGCCCGACCCAGCTTACAAAGCGCGGGATTTTTGGGGGAACAAGACGCTCCCGTGGCGGCGGCGCTGGTGTTTGACACCTCCGCCCGAATGGAGTACCGCCAGGATAATCAAACACGTTTGCAGGCGGCCCAGGAAATTGGCGAATGGCTTCTGACGCAACTTCCCCGTGAAAGCGGCGTGGCGGTGCTGGACACACGCACCCCTGGCGGAGATTTTGCCCCGGACATGCTCGCCGCCAAGCAGCGCGTGGGCGTGCTGAAGCCCCAGGCGATTTCCCTTCCCCTGGTAGAGCAACTCGCGACGGCGTTTCGGCTGGTCACCGAACAAGAAGCCCAAGATCGTAAGGAAGTTTATCTCTTCACGGATTTATCGCGCGCCGCCTGGCCTGATTCGCTGACCGCCCGCTTTGCGGCCTTGCGGCAGGAATTTAACGCGGTGGACCTGTATATTATCGATGTCGGCGTTACCGAGCCGCGGGACACCAGCCTGGGGGATGTGCGGCTCAACCAGCAAATTTTACCTCCGCAGGGAACGTTGGTTGTGGAATGCCTGGCAAACCGAACGGGAGCCGACCAGGAACAAGAATTTGTGCTGTACCTGATCGATGACAATGGCAAGCCGCAAAAGCGCGGCGAACTGACTAAGAAACTCAAATCCGACGAGGGAGAGCCGCTGACCTTTCGAGTGACGCAATTGCCCGCCGGTACGCATCAGGGGGTGCTGCAAGCTTTGGGCGAGGACGCCCTCCCCTCGAATAATCAACGCTACTTTACCGTGGAGGTCCGCAGCGCGCGGCGCATACTGATCGTCGCGCCGGATCGTAGCGAAAACTTGGCCGAGGGGTACGCCTTTTATCTGCGCATGGCCCTCGATCCCGAACCGCTCCGCCGCGCGGGGCTGTCACGCTTTGAAACGGTGCTCTTGCGACAGGATCAACTCTCCCGCGCGGACTTTAAACAGTACGACGCGGTCTGCCTGTTGGACCCGGAACCACTCAACCCCGTCATCGCCGAAAAACTGCGAGATTATGTGCAAACCGGGGGGGGGCTGGGAATCTGGCTGGGACATAACGCCGCGCTGGAACAATTTAACTCCGGTGCCCTGCGCGAATTGCTTCCCGCGGACTTGGTCCAACAATGGCGCGCGGGGGATCGCTCGGTTTTCTTGGCACCGACCGATTTGCAGCATCCCATTTTGCGGCCGTTTCAAGCCAGCGAAACCAACAATCCCTGGATCGATTTTCCCGTGCGCCGCTTTTGGCAACTTGGACCCCTCGACCCGGGGGCCACGGTGGTGATTCCGTTTAGTAATCGCCTCCCCGCGCTCTTGGAAAAACCGCTGGGCCAGGGACGCATTTTTGTGATGACCACGCCGATTTCTGAAAGCGCCAACGACCCCAACGCCTGGAACACCCTGGCCACCGGCTTTGACCCGTGGCCGTTTGTGATATTATCCAACGAAATGACGTTGTACCTGCTGGGGAACCAAAGCGAACGGTTCAACTTTTTTGCCGGCGAAGAGGCGATCCTGCAAATCCCCGAAGCCCAGCGGGCGCTCTCGTTTACGCTGACCAATCCCGTGGGGGACACCCTAGGCCAGACCGTGGATCAGCAAACCGGCCTGCTGCGCACCAGCGCCACCGAGCAGGTCGGCAATTATCAACTGCGCGCCGGAGGCAAACGGGATGGCATTCAACGGGGGCTGAGCGTCAACACCCCCGCCGCGCTGTTTAACCTGCGGCGTGTTACACCCACGGAGCTAACGGAATTTCTCGGTGAGAAACGGTTCAAACTGGCCCGCACCCGCGAGGAAATCGACCGGACCGTCAGCACCAGCCGCAGCGGCGTGGAGCTATACCCCTATTTGATCCTGCTGGTTGCCCTTGTGCTAGGCCTGGAATATTACCTGTCCAATAAATTTTATCGCCGTGTGAGCGATGCCAATCCGACCAAGGAGGCCTTGGCGGGATTCAATAGCAGGGGGGAATCGGCGGCAACCACCACGACGGGCGAAAAATCCTCCCCAGCCAGCGTTGCCGGCAATACGGGCACCGGCCCCCAGCCGGTTTCGTCCACGCAATCCCCTCCCCCACCAGCCAACAGCAGCGCGCTGGGAAGCGACCTCAGCGGCGAAAACTGGCCACGGAGTAAGGGTTAG
- a CDS encoding histidine triad nucleotide-binding protein, translated as MPQTLFERIIAREIPADIVYEDELCLAFRDIHPQAPTHILVIPKEPIPAVDQLQPGHAALLGHLWLVIRQLAQSAGLENGYRVVVNNGPDGGQTVNHLHFHLLGGRALSWPPG; from the coding sequence ATGCCGCAAACGCTCTTTGAACGCATTATCGCCCGCGAGATTCCCGCCGACATTGTGTACGAGGATGAACTTTGCCTCGCTTTTCGGGATATTCACCCCCAAGCGCCGACGCATATCCTGGTCATTCCCAAAGAACCGATTCCCGCCGTCGATCAACTACAACCCGGACATGCGGCCCTCTTGGGACATTTGTGGCTAGTGATTCGCCAACTGGCCCAGTCCGCCGGACTAGAAAATGGTTACCGCGTGGTCGTGAACAACGGTCCCGACGGCGGGCAAACCGTCAACCACCTGCATTTCCACCTGCTGGGTGGCCGAGCTTTGAGCTGGCCACCGGGATAG
- a CDS encoding flagellar biosynthesis anti-sigma factor FlgM, whose amino-acid sequence MQIYGTAHLHGPQGIGTPHINTRSGGTTGAASGIDTRDTLEISSQGLYAEKLGNLPDIRADRVNAIRQQIASGTYETDDKLDAALDRLLDELA is encoded by the coding sequence ATGCAAATTTACGGAACCGCCCACTTGCACGGACCCCAAGGCATCGGCACGCCGCACATTAACACCCGCTCCGGGGGAACCACCGGCGCGGCCAGCGGGATCGACACGCGCGACACGCTGGAGATTTCTAGCCAAGGTCTGTATGCGGAAAAGCTGGGGAATTTGCCCGACATTCGGGCCGATCGGGTGAATGCCATCCGTCAACAAATTGCCAGTGGCACTTATGAGACCGATGACAAACTCGACGCCGCCCTGGACCGCCTTTTAGACGAATTGGCGTAG
- a CDS encoding PSD1 and planctomycete cytochrome C domain-containing protein gives MRTFSWACACFSLWIIIVGFTPCVRADGPAMPPANAGEVSYRHDIRPLLSDRCYKCHGPDEAQRQAGLRLDVAEGFTAKTDSGAVAILAGKSAESEVLQRITSSDPALKMPPPDSGKTLTEQEIELIRRWIDSGAPVQQHWSFVAPTRPEPPTVANESWAKNPLDRFILDRLNREKLTPAPSADKVTLIRRVTQDLTGLPPTVAEIDAFLADESPEAYEKLVDRLLASPRYGEHQARYWLDAARYGDTHGLHLDNERSMWKYRDWVIDAYNNNQPYDQFVIEQLAGDLLPEPTPQQKIATGFNRCNVTTGEGGSIDEEVLVRYAVDRVETTATVFLGLTAGCAVCHDHKYDPLTQKEFYQLFAFFYSTQDAAMDGNQLLPPPSIKIASAEQEQKRRELDERLTALRTQISEKLASTQYTDPGPPADTKLGETQEFVWIEDDLPAEAKPEGGWEFVTAPAPVHSGEKSHKRTATGLSQHFFTGAKIPLKVGAGDKLFAYVFLDPANPPKEIMLQWNDGQWEHRAYWGENVIPWGADNSGARYRAGDLPEAGKWVRLEVEAAQVGLNPGANINGWAFTQHDGTVHWDKAGIVTKTPQGTPNFESQIVWEEYAKSSNELPQPVKDALKIEADKRDDAQKKAIREHFLQYVHPQLKETFTEQQSQITATQKERDDLENSIPSTLVMADMENERETRLLIRGQYDKKGDKVGRALPAWLPPLPAGAPLNRLGLAKWLVDPSHPLMARVTVNRLWQQFFGQGLVKTAEDFGAQGQLPTHPELLDWLAVEFRESGWNVKHLLKLIVTSQAYRQSSAVTPELVQRDPTNELFARGPRFRLDAEGIRDAALFVSGLMVEKIGGKSVKPLQPEGLWEAVGFIGSNTREFKPDAGEALYRRSMYTFWKRTAPPPNLLTFDAPSREYCTVRRARTNTPLQALTLLNDQQFVEASRFFAERILSEGGANPAERLAWAYRSALGRKPTEVEAAVLQRVLDRQLEIFKGDVESAKKLLAVGPKPANAALDPAEHAAYTLVANLILNLDEFVTKE, from the coding sequence ATGCGAACGTTTTCGTGGGCCTGTGCCTGCTTTAGTCTGTGGATCATTATCGTTGGTTTCACGCCCTGTGTGCGGGCGGATGGGCCTGCCATGCCCCCCGCGAACGCTGGCGAAGTCAGCTATCGCCACGACATCCGACCGCTCCTTTCCGACCGTTGTTACAAATGCCATGGCCCGGACGAGGCGCAGCGCCAGGCGGGGTTACGCCTGGACGTGGCCGAGGGTTTTACCGCCAAAACCGACTCGGGTGCAGTGGCGATCCTGGCTGGCAAAAGCGCGGAAAGTGAAGTGCTCCAGCGGATCACCTCCAGCGATCCCGCACTGAAAATGCCCCCTCCCGACAGCGGAAAAACGCTGACCGAGCAGGAAATTGAACTGATCCGCCGCTGGATCGATAGCGGCGCGCCGGTGCAGCAGCATTGGTCGTTTGTGGCTCCCACCCGGCCTGAACCCCCGACCGTGGCCAACGAATCATGGGCCAAAAACCCGCTTGATCGGTTTATTCTGGACCGGCTAAATCGCGAAAAGCTTACTCCCGCACCCTCCGCGGACAAAGTCACCCTCATCCGCCGCGTCACGCAAGATTTGACTGGTTTGCCACCGACCGTGGCCGAGATTGACGCGTTTTTGGCTGATGAAAGCCCCGAGGCCTACGAAAAGTTGGTGGATCGACTGCTGGCCTCTCCCCGCTACGGTGAACATCAGGCCCGCTACTGGCTGGATGCCGCCCGCTATGGCGACACGCACGGTTTGCACCTGGATAACGAACGCTCGATGTGGAAATATCGCGATTGGGTGATTGACGCCTATAACAACAATCAGCCCTATGACCAATTCGTGATCGAGCAACTGGCCGGGGATTTATTACCCGAACCGACTCCGCAGCAAAAAATCGCCACCGGCTTTAACCGCTGCAATGTCACCACCGGCGAGGGGGGGTCCATCGATGAGGAGGTGTTGGTCCGTTATGCCGTGGACCGGGTGGAGACCACCGCCACGGTTTTCTTGGGCCTGACCGCGGGCTGTGCGGTTTGCCATGACCACAAATATGATCCCCTGACCCAAAAAGAGTTCTATCAGTTGTTTGCGTTCTTTTATAGCACGCAGGACGCGGCGATGGACGGCAATCAATTGCTTCCTCCCCCTTCCATTAAAATTGCCTCCGCCGAACAAGAACAAAAACGCCGCGAACTGGATGAGCGATTAACCGCCTTGCGAACGCAAATTAGCGAAAAACTGGCCAGTACCCAGTACACCGACCCTGGTCCTCCGGCGGACACAAAATTAGGAGAAACCCAGGAATTTGTCTGGATCGAGGATGACCTGCCTGCCGAGGCCAAGCCCGAAGGAGGTTGGGAATTTGTCACCGCTCCCGCGCCAGTCCATAGCGGCGAAAAATCGCACAAACGGACCGCCACGGGGTTAAGCCAACACTTTTTTACCGGGGCAAAAATCCCCCTCAAGGTCGGCGCCGGGGACAAACTGTTTGCCTATGTCTTCCTTGACCCCGCCAATCCTCCTAAGGAAATCATGCTCCAATGGAATGACGGCCAGTGGGAACATCGCGCTTATTGGGGCGAAAACGTCATTCCCTGGGGCGCGGATAACTCGGGTGCCCGTTACCGGGCGGGAGACCTGCCCGAAGCTGGCAAATGGGTCCGCCTGGAGGTCGAAGCCGCCCAAGTCGGCTTGAATCCCGGGGCCAATATCAATGGTTGGGCGTTTACCCAGCATGACGGGACCGTCCATTGGGACAAAGCGGGGATCGTGACCAAAACACCGCAAGGGACGCCCAACTTTGAATCGCAAATCGTGTGGGAAGAATACGCCAAAAGCAGCAATGAATTGCCCCAGCCCGTGAAGGACGCGCTAAAAATCGAAGCGGACAAGCGGGACGACGCCCAAAAGAAAGCGATCCGCGAGCATTTTTTACAGTATGTTCATCCGCAACTCAAAGAGACGTTTACGGAACAGCAGTCACAAATCACCGCCACTCAAAAGGAACGGGACGACCTGGAAAACTCGATCCCCAGCACGCTCGTCATGGCCGATATGGAAAACGAGCGGGAGACGCGATTGCTCATTCGCGGGCAATACGACAAAAAAGGGGACAAGGTGGGACGGGCTCTTCCTGCGTGGTTGCCGCCGCTCCCCGCCGGCGCGCCGCTGAACCGTTTAGGCTTGGCCAAATGGCTGGTCGATCCCAGCCACCCGCTGATGGCGCGGGTCACGGTCAATCGCCTATGGCAACAGTTTTTTGGACAGGGATTGGTTAAAACGGCCGAGGACTTTGGGGCGCAGGGGCAATTACCCACGCATCCCGAGCTTTTGGATTGGCTGGCGGTCGAATTTCGTGAAAGTGGCTGGAATGTGAAGCATTTGCTCAAGCTGATCGTCACGTCGCAGGCCTATCGTCAGTCCTCGGCGGTGACACCCGAACTGGTCCAGCGCGACCCAACGAACGAGTTATTTGCCCGCGGGCCGCGCTTTCGACTGGATGCCGAGGGGATCCGCGACGCGGCGCTGTTTGTCAGCGGGCTGATGGTCGAAAAAATCGGCGGAAAAAGCGTCAAGCCGCTCCAGCCGGAGGGGTTGTGGGAAGCGGTCGGCTTTATCGGCAGCAACACCCGCGAATTCAAACCCGATGCGGGAGAGGCGTTGTATCGGCGCAGCATGTACACCTTTTGGAAGCGGACCGCCCCGCCGCCAAATCTTTTGACCTTTGACGCCCCCAGCCGCGAATACTGCACCGTCCGTCGCGCCCGGACAAATACCCCCTTGCAGGCCCTGACGCTACTCAACGATCAGCAATTTGTCGAAGCTTCGCGGTTTTTTGCCGAACGGATCCTGTCAGAGGGAGGAGCCAACCCCGCCGAACGCCTGGCTTGGGCGTATCGCTCCGCCCTGGGTCGCAAGCCGACCGAAGTCGAGGCGGCGGTCCTGCAGCGCGTGCTGGATCGACAGTTGGAAATCTTTAAGGGGGATGTGGAAAGCGCGAAAAAGCTGCTGGCCGTCGGGCCCAAACCCGCCAACGCCGCGCTGGACCCGGCGGAACACGCGGCGTACACGCTAGTGGCGAATTTGATTTTGAACCTGGACGAATTTGTGACAAAAGAATAG
- a CDS encoding DUF1501 domain-containing protein codes for MDPRLEFFQLETRRYFFGRMATGLGAAALGSLISPQLLANDASGTSSAVNNTAATGGDPLATVPGAALPNLHYAPKAKRVIWLFMADGPSQLDLFDYKPKMAEWYDKDLPDTVRNGQRITTMTSGQARFPIAPTIFKFAQSGQQGAWFSELVPEMAKLADDLCIIKSMNTEAINHDPAITFMTTGSQIAGRPSLGAWLSYGIGSPNADLPSFVVLHSRIANGSQTQALFARLWGSGFLPTKHQGVALRSVGDPVLYLSNPPGVSGDARRNMLDGLAELNQQKLAAVGDPEINARIAQYEMAFRMQTSVPELVDIAAEPQNVLDLYGPDVKEPGTFAYNCLLARRLAQRGVRFTQVFLRGWDHHGSLPSSIKQLAPYMDKVCAGLIRDLKQQGMLEDTLVVWGGEFGRTIYSQGTLTKDNYGRDHHPRCFTMLLAGGGVKPGVVHGETDDFSYNITDKPVHVHDLNATILHQLGINHEKLTYRFQGRDFRLTDVHGNVVKEILL; via the coding sequence ATGGACCCTCGCCTAGAATTTTTCCAACTCGAAACCCGCCGCTACTTCTTTGGTCGGATGGCCACCGGGCTGGGCGCGGCCGCGCTGGGATCGCTGATCTCGCCGCAATTACTGGCCAACGACGCCAGCGGCACATCTAGCGCGGTAAATAACACCGCGGCCACGGGTGGCGATCCCCTGGCGACCGTGCCCGGCGCGGCCCTGCCAAACTTGCATTATGCCCCCAAGGCCAAGCGGGTTATTTGGCTGTTTATGGCGGACGGACCGTCGCAGTTAGACTTGTTTGATTATAAGCCCAAGATGGCCGAATGGTACGACAAGGACCTGCCCGACACTGTCCGCAACGGCCAGCGGATCACCACCATGACCAGCGGTCAAGCGCGGTTTCCCATCGCGCCCACGATCTTTAAGTTTGCACAATCTGGCCAGCAGGGGGCGTGGTTTAGCGAATTAGTGCCGGAAATGGCCAAATTGGCGGACGATTTGTGTATTATTAAGTCCATGAACACCGAGGCGATCAACCACGATCCGGCGATTACCTTTATGACAACCGGCAGCCAAATTGCCGGTCGGCCCAGCCTGGGGGCGTGGCTATCATACGGCATTGGCAGCCCTAACGCCGATTTACCCTCGTTTGTCGTGCTGCATTCGCGCATTGCGAATGGCTCGCAGACGCAGGCGCTCTTTGCCCGGTTGTGGGGGTCGGGTTTTTTGCCAACCAAGCATCAGGGGGTTGCGCTCCGTTCGGTGGGCGACCCGGTCCTGTACCTTAGCAATCCGCCGGGTGTCTCCGGCGACGCCCGCCGCAATATGCTGGACGGCCTGGCCGAACTTAACCAGCAAAAACTAGCCGCCGTGGGCGATCCCGAAATCAACGCCCGCATCGCGCAGTATGAAATGGCCTTCCGCATGCAAACCAGCGTGCCAGAGCTGGTGGACATCGCCGCGGAGCCGCAAAATGTGCTGGATTTGTATGGGCCGGACGTGAAGGAACCGGGGACGTTTGCCTATAACTGCCTGCTGGCACGGCGATTAGCGCAGCGCGGCGTGCGGTTTACGCAGGTCTTTTTGCGGGGATGGGACCATCACGGCAGCCTGCCGTCTTCCATCAAGCAGCTTGCTCCGTACATGGACAAGGTTTGCGCGGGACTCATTCGCGACCTGAAGCAGCAGGGAATGCTGGAAGACACACTGGTCGTCTGGGGGGGAGAGTTTGGCCGGACGATTTATAGCCAAGGAACCCTGACCAAGGACAACTACGGCCGCGACCACCATCCGCGCTGCTTTACCATGCTGCTGGCTGGCGGAGGGGTCAAACCGGGCGTCGTGCATGGCGAGACGGATGACTTTAGCTACAACATCACGGATAAGCCGGTCCATGTGCACGACCTGAACGCCACGATCTTGCATCAGTTGGGCATCAACCACGAAAAGCTGACGTACCGCTTTCAGGGGCGCGATTTCCGCCTGACGGACGTGCATGGAAATGTGGTCAAAGAGATTTTGCTGTAA